One genomic segment of Desulfocapsa sulfexigens DSM 10523 includes these proteins:
- a CDS encoding substrate-binding domain-containing protein → MLKIKYSSLIVGLLLFMLFPGQASAQPEGDEHADHFFFAVSAMASPAQTLIHFAEFRQYLEEKLGIHVHLKQRRTYQEINTLLYDASVQMAFTCTGGYLAGRKSFGLEVLAVPVVNGKTAYQSYIITAKDNPASTLEELQGQIFAFTDPLSFSGRIYPVATLNSLGHMTKQFFKKTFYTESHDKSIEAVATGIANGAAVDSLIFDSLYKLPHSFAKEVRVIHKSEEFGMPPVVVTPTLDKETKRTLLKILLGMATDPRGKIVLQHLEMDGFAIATPGLYRSALLLQKQLKE, encoded by the coding sequence ATGCTGAAAATTAAATACAGTTCTCTTATTGTTGGTTTATTGCTCTTCATGCTGTTTCCTGGCCAGGCGTCAGCTCAGCCAGAAGGAGATGAGCACGCTGATCATTTCTTCTTTGCCGTTTCAGCAATGGCTTCTCCGGCCCAAACCCTGATCCACTTTGCCGAGTTTCGCCAGTACCTGGAAGAAAAACTGGGAATCCACGTCCACCTGAAACAGCGCCGTACCTACCAAGAAATCAACACGCTGCTTTATGATGCAAGCGTGCAGATGGCATTTACCTGCACAGGTGGATATCTTGCCGGCCGAAAGTCCTTTGGTCTGGAAGTCCTGGCAGTACCAGTCGTCAACGGAAAAACCGCCTATCAGTCATATATCATTACCGCCAAAGACAACCCGGCAAGCACACTTGAAGAGCTTCAGGGCCAGATTTTTGCTTTCACTGATCCCTTATCGTTCAGTGGGCGTATCTACCCTGTGGCAACACTGAACAGTCTTGGACATATGACAAAACAATTCTTTAAAAAAACATTTTATACAGAAAGTCATGACAAATCCATTGAGGCTGTTGCAACAGGGATTGCGAATGGTGCGGCTGTGGACAGTCTTATTTTTGATTCGCTCTATAAATTGCCGCATTCTTTTGCTAAAGAAGTTCGTGTTATTCACAAATCCGAGGAATTTGGTATGCCTCCCGTGGTCGTAACTCCAACTCTTGACAAGGAGACCAAACGAACTCTGCTGAAAATACTGCTTGGCATGGCTACTGATCCCCGAGGTAAGATTGTGCTACAACACCTTGAAATGGATGGCTTTGCCATCGCAACACCCGGGCTGTACCGTTCTGCACTTTTGCTGCAGAAACAGCTGAAAGAATAG
- a CDS encoding Hsp20/alpha crystallin family protein: MNKNMEITKRTENMVEKQQDLATIAPVVDIYENDEEILLHADMPGVTKDKISVNVDNGKLEISGVRNLQRKGVETWQEFYDVEYKRVFSVPQTIDVAKVNAELKDGTLKLHLPKAEAAMPRTIEIRSA; encoded by the coding sequence ATGAATAAAAACATGGAAATCACAAAAAGAACAGAGAATATGGTCGAAAAACAGCAAGATCTGGCGACTATTGCCCCTGTAGTGGATATATATGAAAATGATGAAGAGATATTGCTCCATGCTGATATGCCAGGTGTAACGAAAGATAAAATTTCAGTAAATGTAGATAATGGAAAACTGGAAATTTCAGGTGTCAGAAACCTGCAAAGGAAGGGAGTCGAAACCTGGCAAGAGTTTTATGATGTTGAATACAAACGAGTGTTTTCGGTACCTCAAACAATCGATGTTGCAAAAGTAAATGCTGAACTCAAAGACGGAACCCTTAAACTTCATTTACCAAAGGCCGAGGCTGCTATGCCCAGAACTATTGAAATACGATCAGCATAA
- a CDS encoding Hsp20/alpha crystallin family protein, with the protein MWTRMNDIDRMFSAMDLLRSINSDRSYGESSGWRVAGGFPKTNMYDNGDSFQMIAEVPGVNKEDLNIRIQGNYLEISGTRKSDAPEGYKTHRVERNLSTFTRSFTLAADVDADKIDAVLKDGLLTLVLPKAESAKPKQITIN; encoded by the coding sequence ATGTGGACAAGAATGAATGATATTGATCGTATGTTTTCCGCTATGGATCTGCTTCGTTCAATTAACTCTGACCGGTCCTATGGTGAAAGTTCAGGCTGGAGGGTTGCAGGCGGCTTCCCTAAAACGAACATGTATGACAATGGGGATTCATTTCAGATGATTGCAGAGGTTCCTGGGGTCAATAAAGAAGATCTAAATATCAGGATCCAAGGTAACTACCTCGAAATAAGCGGCACCCGAAAATCCGATGCCCCTGAAGGATATAAAACTCATAGAGTCGAGCGTAATTTATCTACATTTACGCGTAGTTTTACTCTTGCCGCTGACGTTGACGCTGATAAGATTGACGCAGTCTTGAAAGATGGTCTGTTAACGCTGGTACTTCCTAAAGCAGAATCTGCTAAACCCAAACAGATTACTATCAACTAA
- a CDS encoding RecQ family ATP-dependent DNA helicase, which yields MPNNSQEFLARCLLFDIETNENGEIYALGASFSGKKFNTRQGQKVTLHQLAEFDDFGRNAEFVVGHNVLAHDIPFLREQDSSLSILQKPVIDTLYLSPLAFPENPYHRLVKNYQIVRDSINDPAEDAVLAGRVFTEQWDAFSQRLKSGSDAPLIYRSFFQKDEKFVGTSDALGAMGVPLIEEDELYEVFSWLVQKDVCGEALERLVDQLVDQRIEHPPLAYVTAWLTVSGSNSVLPPWVRHHFPVVPTLIHQLREQPCKNSQCIYCSTNHNPQLFLKNYFGFEDFRSQPATEDGQSLQEAIVTTGARNSTLFATLPTGGGKTLCYQLPALMRYRRSNALTVVISPLQALMKDQVDNFTKQTGSTLATAINGMLTMPERGEIMDGVRLGDVGILYVSPEQLRNKSFVQTISQREIGAWVFDEAHCLSKWGHDFRPDYLYSIRFIREFSQQEKTKIPPVQCFTATAKKDVQSEIIDIIGRELGLRVIQFAGGHERQNLHYEVWPVDTYEKNQTILTLLKTRYDNKGSVVIYCATRKNTENLAEFLANAGYTVEAFHAGLEPFVKKRIQNDFIAGEIPIICATNAFGMGIDKDDVRLVIHADIPGSLENYLQEAGRAGRDRNEAECILIFTEQDVEGQFRMSSNSRLTQREIGQILRGLRHSAKEDGKVVLTSGEILRLGVVDIDEDEFGQDRDTRVKTAVSWLERTGFLNRDENNTRVFQGKPLVRNIEEAREKIEELDLSSRQQKRWLAILATLMESPPSQGFSADDLACLTSFARTSDDPESETETQRVLRTLNDMAEQGLLSKETILSAYVRYKVKGSSEKLLKRFCQVEKDFLKILEEISPDVDLDKNLVIDLRQVNQRLIDLGHDYSTPSSLSLVLRGLSRDGKGLAGQRGSISIKSRGNNLFSIMLHRDWESLKKTVAIRQQAAHVALQIIQAPLTDKISPNASLLLEFTLEAIVEGLKRDLVLFSALKDPLAAAERALTFMHEQGVIELQQGLAVFRQAMTITINPESKGKQYTKANFEPLKTHYSEKNFQVHVINEYARCAINKISVAMNLVHSYFNDEKEEFVSRFFPGKEELLERATSEQSYQRIVEDLNNRAQEEIVSAPTDNNVLILAGPGAGKTRTVAHRVAFLLRVKRVRPEAILVLCFNRSAAMGLRRRLRELVGKEMAWVTTLTFHGLALRLTGRSLVRQTTEVPQEGIDFSQVIQDAIALLKGECDVLGFVDGQPRDELMSRFSHILVDEYQDIDEEQYELVSLLAGRTLDEKEQKLTILAVGDDDQNIYRFRGANVDFIRRFKADYKANVHYLTENYRSSVNIIAAANGLIVHNQDRMKTEHPIQINRARATLPPGGNWQLSDQVGQGKVQCLHVKNKVTQALVLFEELQRLQSLSSDFDLNGCAILAREWQELDVIRSVFEAEGIPVSLNWGRSAFPGLARIRENADLLTFLHNCSLEQITAKSLLDLLPEKGLNENIWQANLRTLIGEWLDETNNTPQPIGRVESYFYEALADQHRSRNLDNGIFLSTVHSIKGLEFDHVFVLDGSWQNKLGPEMEEERRLYYVAMSRARETLQLFAIENSQNPHIKTLDGDFLISRRVVPSHKVPRMVPHYELLGMKDLFIDFAGFKKENDPTCRVIKELKMGDSLTVRRGNKYLHLFNHVGIPVARLSKTAQERWQNRLNSVSQIKVVALARRYKTDIKDQEYQKRCQSDSWEVPIVELSYFD from the coding sequence ATGCCCAACAATAGCCAGGAATTTCTTGCCCGTTGTCTCTTGTTTGATATTGAAACAAATGAGAACGGTGAGATATATGCCTTGGGCGCGTCTTTTAGTGGCAAAAAGTTTAATACCCGACAAGGGCAGAAGGTAACGCTCCACCAACTGGCAGAGTTTGACGATTTTGGTCGCAATGCTGAGTTTGTTGTTGGCCACAATGTCCTGGCACATGATATCCCATTTCTTCGTGAACAAGATTCTTCACTGTCAATCCTGCAGAAGCCGGTAATTGATACTCTTTATCTTTCCCCTTTGGCTTTTCCAGAAAATCCCTATCATCGATTAGTTAAAAATTACCAGATAGTCAGAGACAGTATCAACGATCCTGCAGAAGATGCTGTGCTGGCTGGCAGGGTCTTTACTGAACAGTGGGATGCCTTTTCTCAGCGGCTTAAGAGTGGATCTGATGCCCCGTTGATTTACAGAAGTTTTTTTCAAAAGGACGAAAAGTTTGTCGGCACATCTGATGCTCTTGGAGCAATGGGTGTGCCTCTTATTGAGGAAGATGAACTTTATGAAGTTTTTTCCTGGTTGGTTCAGAAGGATGTCTGTGGGGAAGCTTTGGAAAGACTTGTTGATCAACTCGTTGATCAACGAATTGAGCATCCTCCATTAGCCTATGTCACTGCCTGGTTGACAGTTTCCGGGAGTAATTCGGTTCTTCCACCATGGGTCCGGCATCATTTTCCTGTAGTACCCACTCTCATCCATCAGTTACGAGAACAGCCTTGCAAGAATTCTCAATGTATCTATTGCAGCACAAATCATAACCCCCAGTTATTTCTAAAGAATTATTTCGGTTTTGAAGATTTCCGGTCACAACCCGCAACCGAGGATGGTCAAAGCCTGCAAGAGGCTATTGTAACAACTGGTGCTCGCAATTCTACTCTTTTTGCTACGTTACCTACGGGTGGCGGGAAGACTCTTTGTTATCAATTGCCTGCATTGATGCGGTATCGTCGAAGCAATGCATTGACTGTCGTCATCTCACCTTTGCAGGCCCTGATGAAAGACCAGGTGGACAACTTCACAAAACAGACTGGTAGTACATTGGCCACAGCCATAAATGGTATGCTGACCATGCCTGAAAGAGGCGAGATTATGGACGGGGTCAGATTGGGTGATGTGGGGATTCTGTACGTCTCGCCGGAACAGCTGCGCAATAAATCGTTTGTCCAAACCATTAGTCAACGTGAGATCGGTGCCTGGGTCTTTGATGAAGCGCATTGTCTGTCCAAGTGGGGCCATGACTTCCGTCCTGATTATCTCTACTCTATTCGTTTTATCAGGGAATTTTCCCAGCAGGAAAAAACGAAAATCCCACCTGTTCAGTGTTTTACTGCCACAGCCAAGAAAGATGTACAATCAGAGATTATCGATATTATTGGGCGAGAACTTGGCCTGCGGGTCATTCAATTTGCTGGAGGGCATGAGCGACAGAATCTCCACTATGAAGTATGGCCAGTAGATACCTATGAAAAGAATCAAACCATCCTGACGCTACTCAAAACCCGGTATGATAACAAAGGTAGTGTGGTCATCTACTGTGCTACCCGTAAGAACACTGAAAACCTGGCTGAGTTTTTGGCTAATGCAGGCTATACGGTGGAGGCTTTTCATGCTGGCCTTGAACCCTTTGTCAAAAAACGCATCCAAAACGATTTCATTGCTGGCGAAATTCCCATTATCTGTGCCACTAACGCCTTTGGTATGGGCATTGACAAAGATGATGTCCGATTGGTCATCCATGCCGATATACCAGGCTCTTTAGAGAACTATCTTCAGGAAGCTGGGCGTGCAGGACGAGACCGCAATGAGGCTGAGTGTATCCTGATTTTCACAGAGCAGGACGTTGAGGGCCAGTTTCGCATGAGCAGCAACTCGCGTTTGACTCAAAGGGAGATCGGTCAGATTTTACGTGGCCTGCGCCATTCTGCCAAGGAAGATGGAAAAGTAGTGTTGACCTCCGGGGAAATTCTCAGGCTCGGAGTTGTGGACATCGATGAGGATGAATTTGGCCAAGATAGGGATACCAGAGTTAAGACAGCAGTTTCTTGGTTGGAGAGGACAGGCTTTCTGAATCGAGATGAGAATAACACCAGGGTGTTTCAGGGAAAGCCTCTTGTCCGCAATATTGAAGAAGCCAGGGAGAAGATAGAAGAACTTGATCTTTCCAGCAGACAACAGAAACGTTGGCTTGCTATTCTTGCTACCCTGATGGAAAGCCCTCCCAGTCAGGGGTTTAGTGCTGACGATCTGGCCTGCCTGACTTCCTTTGCTCGCACTTCCGATGATCCTGAAAGCGAAACCGAAACTCAACGTGTGTTGCGTACTCTCAACGATATGGCAGAACAGGGCCTGCTCTCAAAAGAGACTATCCTCTCAGCCTATGTCCGTTATAAGGTTAAAGGGAGCTCTGAGAAACTACTCAAACGTTTTTGTCAGGTGGAAAAAGATTTTCTGAAAATACTCGAGGAAATATCACCAGATGTAGATCTTGATAAAAACCTGGTGATAGATCTCCGGCAGGTCAATCAGCGTCTTATCGACTTGGGCCATGACTATAGTACACCAAGCAGTTTAAGCCTGGTGCTCCGAGGTTTGAGCCGTGACGGTAAGGGCTTGGCAGGTCAGAGGGGGAGTATCAGTATTAAATCCAGAGGGAATAATCTCTTTTCCATCATGCTCCACCGGGATTGGGAATCTTTGAAAAAGACGGTAGCCATCCGGCAGCAGGCAGCCCATGTGGCTCTGCAGATTATTCAGGCCCCTTTGACAGATAAGATCTCTCCCAATGCCTCTCTTCTTTTGGAATTCACTCTTGAGGCAATTGTTGAAGGATTAAAAAGAGATCTGGTCCTCTTTTCTGCACTCAAAGATCCGTTGGCTGCAGCGGAACGAGCTTTAACCTTCATGCATGAGCAGGGGGTGATTGAACTGCAACAAGGGCTGGCGGTGTTCAGGCAGGCTATGACTATCACCATCAATCCAGAGTCCAAGGGTAAGCAATACACAAAGGCTAACTTTGAACCGTTAAAGACTCACTACTCAGAAAAGAACTTTCAGGTCCACGTAATAAATGAGTATGCCAGGTGTGCCATAAATAAGATCAGCGTGGCTATGAACCTGGTGCACTCATACTTTAATGATGAAAAGGAAGAATTTGTAAGCCGCTTTTTTCCTGGTAAGGAGGAGTTACTGGAAAGAGCTACCAGTGAACAATCGTATCAGCGAATTGTGGAGGATTTAAACAACCGAGCGCAAGAGGAAATTGTCTCCGCACCAACTGATAATAACGTCTTGATATTGGCTGGACCGGGAGCTGGTAAAACCAGAACAGTGGCACATCGAGTAGCCTTTTTGCTGAGAGTCAAAAGGGTTCGACCTGAGGCTATTCTAGTGCTCTGTTTTAATCGGAGTGCAGCGATGGGTCTACGCCGAAGACTGCGGGAACTGGTTGGGAAAGAGATGGCTTGGGTCACAACGCTAACTTTCCATGGTCTGGCCTTGAGACTGACTGGTAGGTCTCTCGTCAGGCAGACAACCGAGGTACCTCAAGAAGGAATTGACTTTTCTCAAGTCATCCAAGATGCCATTGCCTTACTCAAGGGAGAGTGCGATGTCCTTGGTTTTGTAGATGGTCAACCAAGAGATGAGCTGATGTCCAGATTCAGTCATATTCTTGTAGATGAGTATCAAGATATTGACGAGGAACAGTATGAGTTGGTTTCATTGTTGGCAGGAAGGACTTTAGATGAAAAGGAACAGAAACTGACTATCTTGGCAGTTGGGGATGACGATCAAAATATCTATCGATTTCGGGGGGCAAATGTTGATTTTATTCGACGTTTCAAGGCAGATTACAAGGCGAATGTCCACTATTTGACCGAAAACTACAGATCCTCGGTGAATATCATAGCAGCAGCCAATGGACTCATTGTTCACAACCAAGATAGGATGAAGACAGAGCATCCTATTCAAATTAACAGGGCAAGGGCTACATTACCTCCAGGTGGAAACTGGCAACTCAGTGACCAGGTTGGGCAGGGGAAGGTTCAGTGTCTTCATGTCAAAAATAAGGTCACACAGGCCCTTGTCCTTTTCGAAGAGTTGCAGCGTTTGCAAAGCCTCAGTAGTGATTTTGATTTGAATGGATGTGCAATATTGGCCAGGGAATGGCAGGAGTTGGATGTCATCCGCTCGGTCTTTGAGGCAGAGGGAATTCCTGTAAGTCTTAATTGGGGCAGGAGTGCCTTCCCAGGTTTGGCACGTATTAGAGAAAATGCTGACTTATTAACCTTTCTTCACAATTGCAGCTTAGAACAGATTACGGCAAAATCACTTTTGGATCTTCTGCCCGAGAAAGGATTAAACGAAAATATTTGGCAGGCGAACTTGAGGACCTTGATTGGTGAGTGGCTGGATGAAACAAACAATACTCCGCAACCGATTGGACGAGTAGAGAGCTACTTTTATGAGGCTTTGGCGGATCAGCATCGCTCAAGAAATCTGGATAATGGTATCTTTCTTTCCACGGTTCACTCAATAAAGGGATTGGAGTTTGACCATGTCTTTGTTCTGGATGGCAGTTGGCAGAATAAACTTGGTCCAGAGATGGAAGAAGAGCGCAGGCTTTATTATGTGGCCATGTCCAGAGCCCGAGAGACCTTGCAACTTTTTGCAATTGAGAATTCGCAGAATCCACATATCAAAACTCTGGATGGTGATTTTCTGATTTCCAGAAGGGTCGTTCCTTCTCACAAGGTTCCGCGAATGGTTCCGCATTATGAATTACTGGGTATGAAAGATCTTTTTATTGATTTTGCGGGGTTTAAAAAAGAAAATGACCCTACCTGCAGGGTCATTAAGGAACTTAAGATGGGAGACAGTCTGACAGTAAGGAGGGGAAACAAGTATCTGCACCTTTTTAATCATGTAGGAATCCCGGTGGCCCGTCTTTCGAAAACGGCCCAGGAAAGATGGCAAAATCGTTTGAATAGTGTCAGCCAAATAAAGGTTGTTGCTTTGGCCAGACGGTACAAGACGGACATCAAGGATCAGGAATATCAAAAAAGATGTCAAAGTGACAGTTGGGAAGTACCTATTGTTGAGCTCAGTTATTTTGATTAA
- a CDS encoding efflux RND transporter permease subunit has product MKMIKRKCERGFGKIARWAYENKWLALILILTIVLPLISQIPRLKLDTSNEVFFRPDDRVLIDYNTFRNQFGKDEFIVIGIQTPNIFDMEFLARLKDLHHELETDVPYLDEVTSLINIRNTRGETDELIVEDFLETWPQNQTDLDTLTARAQKNSLYKNFILTEALDMTAIVIKPLPCDPDITAGLIEEGTCQPMTNVQNREMVTSITPILEKYNAKDFSIAISGMPVVIEYLNLALEKDLGIIIPATFVIVLLFLILLFRRISGVMYPLLIFILSLLSAVGVMGFLNIPMNNITTILPSFLLVVSISDAVHIMALFYPAYHKTGDKKEAIVHAMKHAGLPILMTSLTTAGGLVSFMAAKVAPIADLGVVTPVAVFLALIYTILLIPALFAIFPVKRRETHGSGTEKLDLLFERIARLTCCRQGLVISLFAIVLLVAAIGVSQVRFEHNALKWFPENSTLRKDTELIDQQMRGTVSFDVVIDTGRADGLYDSEFIKALEKTVIKFSDYTTEDLYVGKVLSLITILKETNRALHENSQEMYTVPDDRKLIAQELFLFQLSGSDDLDELVDQQFSKTRLTMHVPYRDTSKYKNFMADIEMELHKNFPDCTVTITGINALFVEILNNVMSTMIRSYSIALILISLLMIIMLGKLRMGLLSMIPNLFPIIVVIGLMGWLRIPLDLGTVLIGSITIGLVVDDTIHFLHNFGKYFDQLGDPALATARTLKSVGRAMMVTSFVLAGGFLCNMLSKLTLNKNTGILVAATILIALITDFLLAPAILSLVYTKKKSTSSKKRSTL; this is encoded by the coding sequence ATGAAAATGATAAAAAGAAAGTGTGAAAGAGGGTTTGGAAAAATTGCACGCTGGGCGTATGAAAACAAGTGGCTGGCACTTATTCTGATTCTGACGATCGTCTTGCCTCTTATTTCGCAAATTCCACGCCTCAAGTTGGACACTAGCAATGAGGTATTTTTCAGGCCCGATGACAGGGTGCTGATTGATTACAATACTTTCAGGAACCAGTTCGGTAAGGATGAATTTATTGTTATTGGAATACAAACTCCGAATATTTTTGACATGGAGTTTCTGGCAAGATTAAAAGATCTGCACCATGAATTGGAAACAGATGTTCCCTATCTGGATGAAGTGACCAGTCTGATAAATATTCGAAACACCAGGGGGGAGACTGATGAGCTTATTGTTGAAGACTTCCTGGAAACATGGCCGCAAAATCAAACCGACTTGGATACGCTGACGGCTCGGGCACAAAAGAACAGCCTCTATAAAAATTTCATCCTCACCGAGGCCCTTGACATGACAGCTATTGTTATCAAGCCTCTACCGTGTGATCCGGATATTACTGCAGGGCTGATTGAAGAGGGAACTTGTCAGCCCATGACCAATGTCCAGAATCGTGAGATGGTAACAAGCATTACGCCGATTCTTGAAAAATACAACGCAAAGGATTTTTCCATCGCAATTTCAGGTATGCCGGTAGTTATCGAGTACTTAAATCTCGCCTTGGAAAAAGATCTTGGAATTATCATCCCGGCCACCTTTGTCATAGTGCTTCTCTTTCTCATCCTCCTTTTTCGCAGAATATCAGGGGTTATGTATCCCCTTCTCATCTTTATCTTATCTTTGCTCTCAGCGGTCGGGGTCATGGGCTTTTTAAACATCCCGATGAACAATATCACCACCATACTGCCATCATTTTTGTTGGTTGTCAGTATCAGTGATGCGGTGCACATCATGGCCCTGTTTTATCCGGCATATCACAAGACAGGTGATAAAAAAGAGGCGATAGTGCATGCCATGAAACATGCCGGGTTGCCCATTCTGATGACCTCTCTGACAACAGCTGGGGGATTGGTGTCATTTATGGCTGCCAAAGTCGCCCCAATTGCAGATCTGGGAGTGGTGACTCCCGTGGCAGTTTTTCTCGCACTCATTTATACTATCCTCCTTATTCCAGCCCTGTTTGCTATTTTTCCGGTAAAAAGAAGAGAGACTCATGGCAGTGGCACAGAGAAGCTCGATCTCCTATTTGAAAGAATCGCCAGGCTGACCTGTTGTCGTCAGGGTTTGGTTATAAGTCTGTTTGCAATCGTTCTGCTCGTGGCAGCAATTGGTGTGAGTCAGGTACGTTTTGAACATAATGCCCTGAAATGGTTCCCGGAAAATTCTACACTCAGAAAAGACACCGAACTTATTGATCAGCAGATGCGGGGAACAGTCTCTTTTGATGTGGTTATCGACACAGGAAGAGCTGATGGTCTCTACGATTCAGAATTTATCAAGGCACTTGAAAAGACGGTGATTAAATTTTCCGATTATACAACGGAAGATTTGTATGTGGGAAAAGTCCTGTCCCTGATCACCATCCTTAAAGAAACCAATCGTGCGTTACATGAGAACAGTCAAGAGATGTACACCGTACCGGATGACCGAAAACTTATAGCCCAGGAATTGTTTCTTTTTCAACTGAGTGGTTCCGACGATCTGGATGAACTTGTTGACCAACAGTTTTCCAAGACACGACTTACCATGCACGTCCCTTACAGAGACACGTCAAAATATAAAAATTTTATGGCCGACATCGAAATGGAATTACACAAGAATTTTCCAGATTGCACGGTAACGATTACCGGTATCAATGCTCTCTTTGTTGAAATACTCAATAATGTCATGAGCACCATGATCCGCAGCTATAGTATTGCATTGATACTGATTTCCCTGCTGATGATTATCATGCTGGGCAAGCTTCGTATGGGGTTGCTCAGTATGATCCCCAACCTGTTTCCGATTATCGTGGTTATAGGGTTAATGGGATGGCTTCGTATTCCACTTGATCTGGGAACGGTGCTGATTGGAAGTATCACCATCGGCCTGGTGGTTGACGATACCATTCATTTTCTTCACAACTTCGGAAAATATTTTGATCAGCTCGGCGATCCGGCTTTGGCTACCGCGAGAACATTGAAGAGTGTTGGTAGAGCCATGATGGTGACCTCCTTTGTCCTTGCCGGAGGATTTCTCTGTAACATGTTATCCAAGTTAACTCTCAATAAGAACACAGGGATACTTGTTGCCGCCACCATACTGATTGCCCTTATTACCGATTTCTTACTGGCCCCGGCTATCCTGTCTCTTGTTTACACAAAGAAGAAATCGACATCATCAAAAAAGAGATCAACACTTTAG
- a CDS encoding ABC1 kinase family protein, producing the protein MNKLTDPILSRVQTKKIPSNSFVRSWTLGSSQAKIAARYFSYSVRKHFVEDEKRKDLFSHFQLQSALQLLGTMGYLRGAIMKIGQFLGNLPQILPHELVEIFESLQFEAPPMHYAFIREMFLDELGQEPEEVFATFEKNAFAAASLGQVHRATLHNGQEVAVKIQYPNIAETIEADMRTLGLLLQTMRFKKDFNYMVNHVQDARSVFLSEVDYLAEAAFMEKNRRLFKGSRIVVPRLYPEFTTKRILTMEYLPGQHLQSFLATDPPLSRRNHFAELISYSLVHSWFCLRTIYADLHPGNFVLMQDGRLGFIDFGCYRQFDEERWKFQVDSELAMFREDRDSLNYYLTKLAMHKTPADLDPEWVDLFLRQIHWVIAPVLAAGPFDFAKTEYVKQGADLLIESLVKGHVRTDPFYNWSNRALLGHRSLMYRLRCKFDYSSLYLTEMKHFS; encoded by the coding sequence ATGAATAAATTGACTGATCCTATTCTAAGCAGGGTTCAGACCAAAAAAATTCCATCAAATTCCTTTGTTCGCAGCTGGACCCTTGGCAGCAGCCAGGCAAAAATCGCCGCCCGTTATTTTTCCTACTCAGTCCGAAAACACTTTGTTGAAGACGAAAAGAGAAAAGATCTTTTCAGTCATTTTCAACTGCAATCAGCCCTCCAGTTACTTGGGACCATGGGCTATCTGCGCGGAGCCATAATGAAGATCGGTCAGTTCCTTGGCAATCTCCCGCAGATTCTACCGCATGAACTGGTTGAAATTTTTGAATCACTCCAGTTTGAAGCGCCTCCCATGCATTACGCATTTATAAGAGAGATGTTCCTTGATGAACTGGGCCAAGAACCAGAGGAGGTTTTCGCCACTTTTGAAAAAAATGCATTCGCGGCTGCATCACTGGGCCAGGTTCATCGTGCGACCCTCCACAATGGCCAGGAAGTCGCTGTAAAAATTCAGTACCCGAATATTGCCGAAACCATTGAAGCAGATATGAGAACGCTGGGATTGCTTTTGCAGACCATGCGCTTCAAAAAAGACTTCAACTACATGGTCAATCATGTTCAGGATGCCAGATCTGTCTTCTTAAGTGAAGTGGACTACCTGGCAGAAGCGGCGTTTATGGAGAAAAACAGGAGACTTTTCAAGGGCAGCAGGATTGTTGTTCCCCGTTTGTACCCGGAGTTCACCACAAAACGGATACTCACCATGGAGTATCTTCCCGGTCAACACCTGCAGAGTTTTCTCGCAACAGACCCTCCTCTTTCCCGGCGAAATCATTTTGCTGAACTCATTTCCTACTCACTTGTTCACTCCTGGTTCTGCTTACGAACTATCTATGCTGATTTACACCCCGGTAATTTCGTCCTTATGCAGGATGGCCGGTTGGGTTTTATCGATTTTGGCTGTTACCGTCAATTCGATGAGGAGCGGTGGAAATTCCAGGTCGATAGTGAACTCGCCATGTTTCGAGAGGATCGGGATTCTTTGAACTACTATCTGACCAAGCTCGCCATGCATAAAACTCCAGCTGATCTTGACCCTGAATGGGTGGATCTGTTTTTACGCCAAATCCATTGGGTCATTGCCCCGGTTTTGGCAGCAGGCCCTTTTGATTTTGCAAAAACGGAATATGTGAAACAAGGAGCTGATCTACTGATAGAAAGCCTCGTAAAAGGGCATGTCCGGACTGATCCATTTTATAACTGGAGCAACAGGGCCCTGCTGGGTCATCGTTCCCTCATGTACCGCCTTCGTTGTAAATTTGATTACTCATCTTTGTATCTTACGGAAATGAAGCACTTCTCCTAA